From Skermanella sp. TT6, a single genomic window includes:
- a CDS encoding aldehyde dehydrogenase (NADP(+)) produces MKITGDMLIGAKSVRGRETTFYAVNPADGKKMEPAFGGGGEAEVREACELAWAAFDSYRETSLEARATFLETVAQKIMDLGDPLVERASAESGLPRARIEGERGRTVGQLRLFAGVVREGGWIEARIDPALPDRKPLPRPDQRQRHIPLGPVAVFGASNFPLAFSVAGGDTASALAAGCPVIVKAHSAHPGTSELVGRAVQAAVAECGLPEGVFSMVFGAGNSVGTALVSDWRIKAVGFTGSRRGGMALVSVAAARREPIPVYAEMSSINPVFLLPSALSSRAEALGKGYVASLNLGAGQFCTNPGIVLALDGPDLDRFLETAKAEVGNSAASTMLTPGIFAAYDEGVRKLSGNSKVRLLARGQACSGPNQCQTAVFETDAASFLSETDLQEEVFGASSLVIRCPDLETVRTVAEHLEGQLTATVQADESDLDAARMLLPVLERKAGRVLFNGWPTGVDVSHAMVHGGPFPSTADGRSTSVGTLAIRRFLRPVCYQDVPAGLLPEALKDGNPLKLWRRIGGEMGRD; encoded by the coding sequence ATGAAAATCACCGGTGACATGCTGATCGGCGCCAAGTCCGTGCGCGGTCGCGAAACCACGTTCTACGCGGTGAACCCCGCCGACGGAAAGAAGATGGAGCCGGCCTTCGGCGGCGGCGGCGAAGCCGAGGTCCGCGAGGCCTGCGAGCTGGCCTGGGCCGCCTTCGACAGCTACCGGGAAACCAGCCTGGAAGCCCGCGCGACCTTCCTGGAGACCGTTGCCCAGAAGATCATGGACCTGGGCGACCCGCTGGTCGAGCGGGCCTCCGCCGAGAGCGGCCTGCCGCGCGCCCGGATCGAGGGCGAGCGCGGCCGAACCGTCGGCCAGCTCCGCCTGTTCGCCGGGGTCGTCCGCGAGGGCGGCTGGATCGAGGCGCGCATCGACCCCGCCCTGCCCGACCGCAAGCCCCTGCCGCGCCCCGACCAGCGCCAGCGCCACATTCCGCTCGGCCCGGTCGCGGTGTTCGGGGCCAGCAACTTCCCGCTCGCCTTCTCGGTCGCGGGCGGCGATACCGCCTCGGCACTGGCCGCGGGCTGCCCGGTGATCGTCAAGGCCCACTCGGCCCATCCCGGCACGTCGGAGCTGGTGGGCCGGGCCGTCCAGGCGGCGGTCGCGGAGTGCGGCCTGCCCGAGGGCGTCTTCTCCATGGTGTTCGGCGCCGGCAACTCGGTCGGCACCGCCCTGGTCTCGGACTGGCGGATCAAGGCCGTGGGCTTCACCGGATCGCGCCGGGGCGGCATGGCCCTGGTGAGCGTCGCGGCGGCCCGCCGCGAGCCGATCCCGGTCTATGCCGAGATGAGCAGCATCAACCCGGTCTTCCTGCTGCCGTCCGCGCTGTCGTCGCGCGCCGAGGCGCTGGGCAAGGGCTATGTCGCCTCCCTCAACCTGGGCGCCGGCCAGTTCTGCACCAATCCCGGCATCGTGCTGGCGCTCGACGGCCCCGACCTCGACCGTTTCCTGGAAACGGCCAAGGCGGAAGTGGGCAACAGCGCGGCCTCGACCATGCTGACTCCCGGCATCTTCGCCGCCTACGACGAGGGCGTGCGGAAGCTTTCGGGCAATTCGAAGGTCCGGTTGCTCGCCCGCGGCCAGGCCTGCTCCGGCCCGAACCAGTGCCAGACCGCCGTGTTCGAGACCGACGCCGCCAGCTTCCTGTCCGAGACCGACCTCCAGGAAGAGGTGTTCGGCGCCTCGTCCCTGGTGATCCGCTGCCCGGACCTGGAGACGGTGCGCACCGTCGCCGAGCATCTGGAAGGCCAGCTGACCGCCACCGTCCAGGCCGACGAAAGCGACCTCGACGCCGCCCGGATGCTGCTGCCGGTCCTGGAGCGCAAGGCCGGCCGGGTGCTGTTCAACGGCTGGCCGACCGGCGTCGACGTCAGCCACGCCATGGTCCATGGCGGCCCCTTCCCGTCCACGGCGGACGGCCGCAGCACTTCGGTCGGCACGCTGGCGATCCGGCGCTTCCTGCGCCCGGTCTGCTACCAGGACGTTCCGGCCGGCCTGCTGCCGGAAGCTTTGAAGGACGGCAATCCGCTGAAGCTGTGGCGCCGGATCGGTGGCGAGATGGGCCGCGACTGA